TGCATAAAATACCTCATTAAATCAAAATGGTGTATGCTCATATCGATAATCATAGGATAATCTAATTCAGTTAACCTAAAATTACCTTTTTCAAATGAAGGGTTTCGATTAAATCTTAAATCAATATGTCCTATCGAACCTATTTGTTTATTTCTCAGATGGTTAGAAACTGTTCGTGAACCGTTAGTAAATCTATAGTCTTGGCTTATCATATATTTAAGATTTGTTGTATTAACATAATTAAGAATCTCTATTGCAGATTCAAGTGACTCTGCCACAGGCTTTTCACTTAGCACATGTAGGCCATATTCAAAAGCTGTAAAACTTACAGCTTTGTGAGTCGCAGGAGGAGTAACATTAATAATAAAATCAGCACTATTATTTTGTGCTGCAACCCTTAAATCACTAAATAAGAGTTCTCTTGGGATTCCGTATTCTTTTCCTATACGGTTTAGTAACTCATTATTACTTTCCACGTAACCAACACAAATGACTTGGTTACTCCTTTTTATAGTGTCAATCCATATTAAACCCATTTTACCTAATCCAACTAGGATTACGTTTAATTTTTTTTTGATAACAATCTATCCTTCCTAGAATGAATAATTGTGTTTTGCTGAAATCTTTACTATGTTTTGAGTATCTTTTATTAAGGAATTTTCCTCAATATTTCCCCTAATAAGAATAGTGGGATATGTGATTACCCCTTTACCAATTAACGATCCAGGATTAATGACAACATTACAACCGATTTTTGAATTATCACCTATTAAACAACCAAAATACCTTGAATTTGTTGATACTTTAATATTGTCTATTTTTACATCAATGTCTCCACCATAAGGTAGATACTTCATATTAGAACATATTGCACCAGCTCCGAGATTTACATTATTTCCTATTATTGAATTTCCAACATAATTAAAATGAGGTGCTTTTGCATTATTTAATAAAATACTATGTTTGACTTCAGTAGCATGACCTATAACACAGTTATCACCAATAATCACATTTTCTCTTATATATGCTCCACTGCGAATAATTACATTTCTACCTATAATTGCTGGTCCCTTGATATAAGCACCGGATTCTACCTTGCTACCTTTTCCTATTATAATTAAGTTATTTTCATTAATATAAGCTCCAGGTTCTGCTATATTTTCAAATCCGTCTGCATTTCGAATAAAATTATTTTTCAAGAAAAAATGTTCGTAATTTTTTATATCATGCAGAAAAAATGTTTTTACATATTCTAATACTTCCCAGGGTGTAGTATTGATATCAAAAATTTCTGGAAGGAAAAACCCCTTATAATCTATGAATTTTTCTATTTTCATATTAATTCCTCCATTTATTAAGAGCTGTCTCTAACACTCCAAACAACTCATCAATTTGCTCATAATTTACTATAATCGGAGGTTTGATAATTAAACAGTTATTATAAAGTCTTAAAAATATACCATTTAATAGACAGTCATCATATATAGATTTTGCTAATTCCTCATTTACCTGCTGATCGGTAGTATTTATAATTTCTAATGAATGGATTAGCCCTACGCCTCTGTGTTTAATATTAATGGCAGTCTTCGATATTAAATAATTCATCTTTTTAAAAATATAATTTTCTTTACCAGAAATATCAAAATCTTCATTTTTTAATGTAGTTAATGTTGCTTTTGTGGCAGCACAGGAAATGGGATGTCCCCCATTTGTAAAATCGGCTTCATTATATGACAATACATCCTTCAGATGTTCTTTTACAAGCACACCAGCTAGAGGGTGTCCACCTGATAAACCTTTCCCTAATGTAATTACATCTGGTGATATATCAAAATAAGTTGTAGCAAAGTAACTTGGAACCCAACCAAAGCTTTGGTTCTCATCTAGTATAAATACTATGCCTTCTTCAGAACAAATTTGTTGTACTTCTTGAAGATATTCCTTTGTTTGCTGATTTACCAAAAGTCCGGCATTAGTCATAATCGGATCCAACAAAATACATGCAATATTTTTGTTGAAAGTAACTGCATCACGTATTTCTTTAATGGTATCCTTCCAATCTCCGTCTTGCTCACACTTTGGTGGATTTACAAATATTACATCTTCATTTGAACCCCTTAAAGTTTTTGGATCTCTACCATATCCTCTGATATTAAGTGTTTGAGTAGTTTGTCCTGTGTGTCCTTTATAAAATGATATAATTCCACTTTTTCCAGTAAACTTCTTGGCAATTTTAATTCCAGTTTCATTGGCATCAGAACCATCACACATTTTAATATTAACTCTAGTGTGCAAAGGTGGTGCTAATTCCACTAGTAACTTACATGCTTCATAATATGATGTCGAACCGAACCGACTTGAAACGTACGTTAGTGACTTAGCTTGTTTGACTACAGCATCCACAACTGCCGGGTGACATTGACCCAATAATAGATTTAAAGTTTGACTTGAAAAATCCAAGAATTTTTTTCCGGAAATATCCCAAAAATACATACCTTCACCCTTTTCAACAGGTGAAGCATCAAGGCTAGGATGAACATTACTTGTTAAATAGTCAACGTAATTAGCATTCTTAATCAATTTATACACATTCCTTCCCATTAACTAACTAATAGATATACTTGTATTCTTGTGAGTTAAATACAGACCTATACCAATAAGACCGTGAAAATCATCATTTTCACCAAAAACAATCATTTTTGCAACTTCTTCTTCACGAATATTAAAGTTCTGATATTTTATAAAATAGTCTCTGAGAAGCTTAATATATATTGGTCCTACAGCTTGGGAAAACCCACCGATA
This genomic window from Sporosarcina sp. FSL K6-1508 contains:
- a CDS encoding class-III pyridoxal-phosphate-dependent aminotransferase, whose translation is MIKNANYVDYLTSNVHPSLDASPVEKGEGMYFWDISGKKFLDFSSQTLNLLLGQCHPAVVDAVVKQAKSLTYVSSRFGSTSYYEACKLLVELAPPLHTRVNIKMCDGSDANETGIKIAKKFTGKSGIISFYKGHTGQTTQTLNIRGYGRDPKTLRGSNEDVIFVNPPKCEQDGDWKDTIKEIRDAVTFNKNIACILLDPIMTNAGLLVNQQTKEYLQEVQQICSEEGIVFILDENQSFGWVPSYFATTYFDISPDVITLGKGLSGGHPLAGVLVKEHLKDVLSYNEADFTNGGHPISCAATKATLTTLKNEDFDISGKENYIFKKMNYLISKTAINIKHRGVGLIHSLEIINTTDQQVNEELAKSIYDDCLLNGIFLRLYNNCLIIKPPIIVNYEQIDELFGVLETALNKWRN
- a CDS encoding Gfo/Idh/MocA family protein, with the protein product MVIKKKLNVILVGLGKMGLIWIDTIKRSNQVICVGYVESNNELLNRIGKEYGIPRELLFSDLRVAAQNNSADFIINVTPPATHKAVSFTAFEYGLHVLSEKPVAESLESAIEILNYVNTTNLKYMISQDYRFTNGSRTVSNHLRNKQIGSIGHIDLRFNRNPSFEKGNFRLTELDYPMIIDMSIHHFDLMRYFMQKNPKSITTRSYNPNWSKYKGDAAHSMIIECENFHINYSGSWCAIGPQTHRAGTWQIDGSSGSMTWDGMNSIYVNKTNTTTKRDVIPLIDLKCQAQDYSLTEFVEAITKDRNPECSIHDNIVSFAMVFCAVESAKRGEEVFLEEILTNFMERSSL